A stretch of the Capsicum annuum cultivar UCD-10X-F1 chromosome 8, UCD10Xv1.1, whole genome shotgun sequence genome encodes the following:
- the LOC107839523 gene encoding uncharacterized protein LOC107839523 yields MDFSDEWKSLWPISSSYSPPLLLSNSQEQSSPKRRRVDSPIGPLLFKPCEETVKLLFRSPLLSTRLPPPVPDLSLPRFLQTSSDILFSTASSIATEFTPQVSESVHNFNAIQLLHCPSFGENSKPNSILGISPTGENYDQVGFFMLCYEDGQFGVKKFKNGASFLVHNQKLNFRILRLLVNPVSEVDVDSCSSGYVSFGYLLVCSLYTVHWYCVNIQVKGDESVRLDYLGSADRSLFKGVAVSHACWSQHLREECVVMLENGDLFLFDMGSCGKSRGFVASDVLQGKKLRVLWDKLDRDEQWVSCEFSWHPRILIIANSRSVFLVDLRLDKCKICTLLKIEAVSLGGTDRFRALSRVESDPFCFTAVSERLLLLCDVRKPLMPLLRWMHGLNNPAYVTVWRLSDLRQQTRDDQWAWATESGRCILVGSFWDCEFALFCYGPGSNHYHKFPEISRLSKSCYAWGQPSGLSLSGRDCCCESCLMRADFPKDILPDWIDWRQKKVIVLGFGIINNGLSIQSGDTDSSAGFSLVRLMSCGSLEAQRYTAAWNSEGKSESPYGGHALCFENNLLYDMGVGELEFKKKYSYVDLDFLKEYLNETLTKSLSRKYIKNQRDSEESRSEFHQQICERLKECGVARLKSSLTVFDVVKGISLPASIYEIALDSISASLSTNLLGFAFSAFLKFPEFPLKPKKRSLEFSDIFGNLYPLPFPLHKCCIDKTPETVQSCSSSAPVLPPPFLVALNNLQIAKRDILPLDSELRLQSDKVMKAAREIGLSHSGNEPGDDYSVSLDADTECPTDQMQKMKPLCLHEPVAFSDFHISKMDSGVESDKRFTNFIFKKHDERISNDSKEMTRVELFDEGCPVELKFNDSLTMLGEKELETFKLLKLKDLGFQKKFQLYQDYLTGRDKWR; encoded by the coding sequence ATGGATTTCTCCGACGAGTGGAAATCTTTATGGCCAATTTCTTCATCATACTCCCCACCACTTCTCCTATCAAATTCACAAGAACAATCTTCTCCAAAACGGCGTCGTGTTGATAGTCCAATTGGACCTTtgttgttcaagccatgtgaagAAACGGTGAAATTACTCTTTCGTTCGCCTTTGTTGTCAACGCGGCTCCCTCCTCCGGTACCTGACCTTTCTCTACCAAGATTCCTTCAAACTTCAAGTGATATACTTTTTTCTACAGCTTCTTCAATTGCTACGGAATTTACTCCACAAGTTTCGGAATCAGTTCACAATTTTAATGCGATACAGTTGCTTCATTGTCCTAGTTTTGGTGAAAATAGTAAACCCAATTCGATTCTTGGAATTTCTCCAACTGGAGAGAATTACGATCAAGTTGGGTTTTTTATGCTTTGTTATGAAGATGGTCAATTTGGGGTTAAGAAATTTAAGAATGGGGCGTCCTTTTTAGTGCATAATCAGAAGCTAAATTTTAGGATTCTGAGGTTATTAGTGAACCCAGTTAGTGAAGTTGATGTTGATAGTTGTTCATCTGGTTATgttagttttgggtatttattGGTTTGTAGTTTGTATACTGTGCATTGGTATTGTGTGAATATACAGGTTAAAGGAGATGAAAGTGTTAGGTTGGATTATTTGGGTAGTGCTGATAGGAGCTTGTTTAAGGGTGTGGCTGTTTCTCATGCTTGTTGGAGTCAACATTTGAGAGAAGAGTGTGTGGTGATGTTGGAAAATGGGGAtttgtttttgtttgatatgGGTTCTTGTGGAAAGAGTCGGGGTTTCGTTGCTTCTGATGTATTGCAAGGAAAGAAATTACGGGTTTTGTGGGATAAGTTGGATCGAGATGAGCAGTGGGTAAGTTGTGAATTTAGCTGGCATCCGAGGATTTTGATTATTGCAAATTCAAGGAGTGTGTTTTTGGTGGATTTGAGGTTAGACAAGTGCAAAATCTGCACCTTGCTAAAGATTGAGGCGGTTTCGTTGGGTGGAACTGATAGATTTCGTGCACTCTCTAGGGTGGAGTCTGACCCCTTCTGTTTTACGGCTGTTTCTGAACGTTTACTTCTTCTCTGTGATGTGCGGAAGCCATTGATGCCATTGTTGCGGTGGATGCATGGTTTGAATAATCCAGCTTACGTGACTGTTTGGAGATTGTCTGACCTGAGGCAACAGACTAGAGATGACCAATGGGCATGGGCTACTGAATCTGGGCGTTGCATTTTGGTAGGATCATTCTGGGACTGTGAATTTGCTCTATTCTGCTATGGGCCAGGTAGCAATCACTACCATAAATTTCCAGAAATTTCGAGGCTCAGTAAATCATGCTATGCTTGGGGACAACCGTCAGGCCTCTCATTGTCTGGTCGTGATTGCTGTTGTGAAAGTTGTCTTATGAGAGCAGATTTCCCTAAAGACATTCTTCCTGATTGGATTGATTGGAGGCAAAAGAAAGTCATTGTTTTGGGGTTTGGTATTATCAACAATGGCCTTTCTATCCAATCAGGTGATACTGATAGCTCTGCTGGCTTTTCTCTTGTAAGATTAATGTCCTGTGGCAGTTTAGAAGCTCAGAGATATACTGCAGCATGGAACTCCGAGGGAAAGTCAGAATCACCTTATGGAGGACACGCTCTATGTTTTGAAAATAACCTTCTATATGATATGGGCGTTGGAGAATTGGAATTCAAAAAGAAATATAGCTACGTGGACCTTGACTTTCTTAAAGAGTATCTGAATGAAACACTAACTAAATCCCTTAGTAGGAAATACATAAAGAATCAAAGGGATTCTGAGGAAAGCCGGTCAGAGTTCCACCAGCAAATATGTGAGAGGCTTAAAGAATGTGGCGTTGCAAGACTGAAATCATCTCTAACTGTTTTTGATGTTGTCAAAGGTATCAGTTTGCCAGCAAGCATTTATGAAATTGCGCTAGACAGCATTAGCGCCAGTTTGTCTACTAATCTTCTGGGGTTCGCTTTCTCTGCCTTCTTGAAATTCCCTGAATTTCCCCTGAAACCAAAGAAACGTTCTCTAGAATTTTCTGACATTTTTGGCAATCTATATCCACTGCCTTTCCCCTTGCATAAATGTTGTATTGACAAGACACCGGAAACAGTTCAGTCTTGTAGTTCTTCTGCTCCCGTTCTTCCTCCTCCTTTTCTGGTAGCTCTTAATAACCTTCAAATTGCAAAAAGAGATATATTGCCACTTGATTCTGAACTGAGGCTTCAGAGTGATAAAGTTATGAAGGCGGCCCGTGAAATCGGTCTGTCACACTCTGGTAATGAGCCCGGTGATGACTATTCAGTGTCCCTTGATGCAGATACTGAATGCCCTACTGATCAGATGCAAAAAATGAAGCCTCTTTGTTTACATGAACCTGTGGCGTTCTCTGACTTTCATATCTCGAAAATGGATTCTGGAGTAGAATCTGATAAAAGATTTACAAACTTCATCTTTAAAAAACACGACGAACGTATCTCAAATGACAGCAAAGAGATGACAAGAGTGGAGTTGTTCGATGAGGGGTGTCCAGTAGAGCTCAAATTCAATGATAGCCTCACCATGCTGGGGGAAAAGGAGCTGGAaacttttaaattattgaaaCTAAAGGATTTAGGTTTTCAGAAAAAATTTCAGCTGTATCAAGATTATTTAACTGGACGTGATAAGTGGAGATAG